The region AATAAAATCCTGACATTCTGAACGTGAAGCTCAAAATGTCAGTTTTAAATATATTTTATATTGTCTAACATGAACTGTGCTCGATAGCACTCGTGGGGCAGGCATCCACACACGCGCAACATTCAATGCACTCATCGATATTGGGTACTGTGGCTTTCCCATCCACGACCACGAAACAATCTACCGGACATGATGCCACGCATTCAGCAGCCCCAACACATTTATCATTATCGACTTTAATAGTAATACCAAGTTCTTCTGATTTGAATTCTTTTACAACCATTGCATTAACCTCAAAAAGGTTATTTGATTAAAAGATATTAAAAGTATTGAGATTCTATTAACAATGTTCATCCCATCGATAGATTTTTTAAGCTGTACATTCAACAATGTTTGGGGAAATAATCATGGTTAGATTCAATGGAATTAATCACCTGGCAATGGCAACTGGTGATATGGACAGTACCATCAGGTTCTGGCGGGACATGTTGGGAATGAGGCTGGTTGCCGGACTGGGACAACCGGGGTACAGGCATTATTTTTTTGAGATCTCTGAGAATGACCTGATAGCATTTTTTGAATGGCCGGGTGTGGAACCTGTGCAAGAAAAGGATCATGGTCATCCGGTGTCAGGTCCCTTTATCTTTGATCATGTCTCGTTCGGTGTTGAGACTGAATCAAACCTCTGGGAGTTGAAAGATTCTCTGGATGCAGGAGGTTTCTGGGTCTCAGATGTAATTGATCATGGTTTCATTCATTCAATTTATGCCTATGATCCAAATGGCATACCTATCGAGTTCAGTCACAATAAGGAGGGCGTAGATATTCGGAAAAACCCGCAGATGAAAGATGTGACCCCTTCTGATGCGACAAAGGAAGGACCTGAGCAGAAAAAAGGGATTTGGCCGGCTGTTAAAAGGCACACACAGGAAAGTGAATGGGTGGTATATCCCGGAGCAGGAAGTGAACTGTTCCACGGGAAAAAATAATATAATATTGACCGCAAAAGTAATAATATAATTTAGCATAAGACACATAAAAGGATACCTGGTGGGATATAAACAAAAATGGAAGGAATAGATGTCCTTGCCGAAGAAGGTGAGGAATCGTCATGGTTGCTGAATACACCTATTGCTCATAGGGGTTTTCATTCTGGAGATGCCGGATGCCCTGAGAATTCAATGAAAGCCTTTGAAAGAGCCATCCAAAAAGGATTTGCAATTGAATTGGATGTCTGTCTTCTGGCTGATAATAACCTGGCTGTGTTTCATGATAACAACCTGAAAAGAATGACAGGTATTGAAAGAGACATCCGTTCATGTGATTCTTATACAGTTAAAAAATTGCGTCTTTTCAATTCTGATGAATATATTCCATTATTTGAAGAGGTACTGGACATTGTAAAGGGAAAAGTTCCCCTTTTGATCGAACTCAAGAATGGGGGCAGGATCGGAAAACCTGAGAAAGCCTTGTTCGAAACCATGAAAGATTATGACGGCAAATATGCTGTCCAATCGTTTAATCCATATTCACTCCACTGGTTCAGGAACAATGCTCCTGACGTTGTAAGGGGTCAGGTCTTTGGCTATAACAGGGGAGAAAATCTAATATATAATGCACGGTTCATTTTAAAAAATTTCTTATTCAATAGAGCGAGCCAGTTCAATTTTATCAATTACGATATTCGATGGCTTCCCATCTGGGCTATCAATACAATAAGAGAGAAAGGGATTCCCATTATAGGATGGACGGCCAGGTCCATACCGGAATATCAATGGGCAGAAAAATGGTGTGACAACGTGGTATTTGAAGGATTTGATCCATCGTGGCCAGTTGATAAAGAATGTATTATCTTTCAGGAAAAACCCGTTGATATCAATTCAACGTTTATGATGAATGAGGTTCCTTATGCTGCCCCGCTGGAATGATGTCTGGTTACTATGCTCACACCACCTTCATCATCGCAAAATCATGATACCCACTCTGGACCTTTATGTGTCCTCGCAACTTGTTATCAAGTTCCAGGTCCCCAGTATCAATATGAAGGGTGGGGGTTGACTCAAGTTTGTCGGGTGAAGCGATCACTTTTATCTCATCTGCCTGCTTGATGACCTCAGGACTTATCTGCTGGTTGCCCCTGCCGAATATGAATCCCTGACTTCCTATGGGACTTACAAAGATCACAACCTTGCCATGGCAATTTTTTATTGCCTTTAAGAGATGTCTCTCACAAGCGTCCTTCTGGACCATCTTCCCGTTCACAACGGCATCCACTCCCAGTAACGTACCGTCAATACCGAAACGGTTCTTCACTTCCATGGTGGTGGTCCCAGGCCCTATAATGTACAACACGTCTTTCCCTTCTACCCTGAAGTCGTCGAATATCCGTTCAGCAATATCTCGTTTGGCATCCACTGCACTGGAAACCTCTTTCCCGCCCTGAACAGCAGAACTGACCGGTACTAAGGCTTCACCTTTTATCCGTACGCTCAATTCATTATTGCGGTAAGCCTCTTCGTCTATATCAAGGACATCCTTGACAGCGGTCTCAAGAAAGGACGATACGATCCGTCCGCATTCCCGGGGGGTGATGCAGAATACAGGGGAGAATATTTTCACACCCGCCGGGATCCCCAGGATGGGCACCTGTTTTCCAATAGCAGAAACAATATCACAGGCAGTCCCGTCTCCCCCGGAAAATAGGATAAGGTCACAGTCAAGCATTTTCCTGGCCGCTTTTTTAGTATCCTCGGCTGTTGTCATCTCTGGGGTCTGATAGATGACCTGATACCTGAATGGTGTGTTTCGCAATACCTTCTCCCCCATTTTTCCTGAACATGTCAGGAATACGATCTCGTTCTCCATATCTTTGATATTTAAAAGAGCCTCTTCCGCCCGTTTGAGACTTACCGGCTTTCCACCCAGTTGTGCGGCAAGATCAGCCAGGCCGTCCGTACCTTTGAGTCCTACCCTGCCTCCCATTCCGGCAACTGGATTGATAATGAACCCGATCTTCATTCAGCAGGGCTCCAGCGTAATATCAGGTTTCGTGCCGCAAACACTTCATCGAGACGACCCACAACAGCGTTATGGGGTGCAGTTCGAACCACTTCAGCGTCCTGTCCGATCTCTTTATAAATATTGATCAGGATGTCACAATATCTGTCAATGGATTCTTTCGATTCGGTTTCTGTCGGTTCGATCATCAAAGCCTCTTTCACGATCAGGGGAAAATAAATGGTAGGCGGGTGGACACCGTAATCGATGAGCCGTTTTGCAATATCAAGTGCACTCACATCGAATTTTTTCTGACGCAATGCACTGAACACAGCCTCGTGTTTTCTGGGAATGTGGACATTCTTGATATCATATGTATTGGAAAGTCTGGATACCATGTAATTGGAATTCAATACAGCAAATTCAGCGATGCGGCGCAGCCCCCCGGAACCCAGTCTCATGATATATCCAAGGGATTTAACCATGACCGGATAGTTCCCATAAAAATGGTTCATTTTACCCACACTCAGGGGCCGGTCGTACTCCAGATAGTATTTCTCTCCGTCATATTCCACAGTGGGTGACGGTAAAAATTGAGCTAGATGTTTTTTGACCCCCACAGGACCGCTTCCCGGGCCTCCGCCGCCGTGGGGTGCTGCGAATGTCTTGTGAAGGTTGAGGTTCATGCAGTCGAATCCCATATCACCCGGCCGCGTCTTGCCGATAATCCCGTTCAGGTTGGCACCGTCATAGAACAGTAATCCCCCTGCACCATGAACGATATCCGCTATTTTCAAAATATTTTTATCAAAAAGACCCAGGGTGTTGGGATTGGTTAGCATCAATGCAGCAGTTTTCTCTGATACTGCCGATGTGAGCATTTCAAGATCAATATACCCCTGTTCATCAGAGGGGATCTCCACCACATCGAAGCCTGCCATAGCAGCACTCTTGGGATTGGTGCCGTGGGCCGAATCAGGTACAATTACCTCGTTGCGGGTATCCTCTTTGCTGTTGAAATATGCTTTTATGATGGTCATTGCCGTGAACTCACCCTGGGCTCCTGCTGTCGGTTGAAGGGTAAAATCATCCATGCCGCAGATAGTTTTCAGATAGTGTTTCAGCAGGTACATGATGTGCAGGGAACCCTGGATGGTTGAAACATCCTGCAGGGGGTGCACCATATTTGTCTCCAGCGCCGCAAGGTGTTCGGTGAATCTGGGGTTATATTTCATGGTGCATGAACCAAGCGGATACATTCCGGTATCAACACCGAAATTGGCTGTTGAAAGTTCAGTATAATGCCGTATAACTTCAGGTTCTGATAATTCAGGTATGTCCAGATTATGTCTGATGAGATGTTCTGGTATACCTCTGCATGGCTGGAATGTGTTCTTGTCTGATTTCTCAAAGATCAAATGAAACTCATGAATATCATGGCCGGATGTAATAATACCACCTCATGTACATACCCTGCACTGTCGAATAGCTTGTTTTTTTATGAAATAGATAAGAACTGATGTGAAAAATAGTTTTCCTTACAATGAAATTTTTGGTGATCAGATAAAGAAAAAAGAATTTTAACAATAAGAACATAATTACAGGATATGGGAAAAGAAATCAGGACCCCCCTCTTCTCAATCCATAAAGGACTTGATGCAAAAATAATAGCATTTCACGGGTGGGAAATGCCTGTGGAGTATTCAGGGATCATTGATGAGCACAAAGCGGTACGAATGTCTGCAGGGCTTTTTGATGTGTCCCATATGAACACGCTGAAGATCTCGGGGGATGGGGCCCTGATGTTCCTTCAATCCATTTCCACCAATGATATAGCCACATGTGACGTCAATGGCATGAAATATTCCGTGGTAGGACGGGAGGACGGCACCTTTGTAGATGATATTGTCATAATCAGGAAAAGCAATGGTTTCCTGCTGGTCACCAATACTGCCAGAAAAGAAGTGCTTATGAACTGGCTGAATATGCATAATATGCATAAGGAGAACTTCACCATAGAAGACGTCACTGACAATACGGCAATCCTTGCCCTCCAGGGTCCGGACTCTACCGCGATCTTATCCAGTATCGCAGACAGACCGGGTGATATCAGATTCTGGCATGGGGCGGAAATACTGATCGCAGGTATTGAAACCTATACCACACGGTCCGGATATACCGGGGAAGACGGCTTTGAGATATACTGCCGTTCAGAAGATGCTGAAGGATTGTGGCAGTCCATTATGGATGCAGGGGACGTGAAACCCGTGGGACTGGGCGCCCGCGATTCACTTCGGCTTGAGATGGGCTATATCCTGTCAGGCATGGATATTACAGATGAAAATAATCCCCTGGAAGCAGGACTTGAATGGGCTATCAAGTGGAGAAAGGACTTTATCGGCAGGGAAGCTCTCTTAAAGATAAAGGAGACGGGTGTGACCCGGAACCTTGTAGGACTGAAACTGGATCGCGGCATCCCGCGACACGGCTATGATATACTGGATGATAAAAATAATAAGATCGGGATCGTGACCAGCGGTACCATCTCACCCGTGCTCGGTGTCGGCATCGGGCTGGGATATGTGGAACCCGGATATTCACATCCTGATACGAAAATAGGAATCATGATAAGAAACAAGGTCTATAACGGAATGGTTGTAAGAACCCCTTTTATTGGAGGCAGGACATGAACCAGACAGAGGTCAGGGGTGGACTGTGGTACACCGAGGAACATGAATGGGTGCGGATCGAAGACGATACTGCGGTCATCGGTATCACAGACTATGCCCAAAAGGAAATGAAGGAGATTGTGTTTGTTGAACTACCCAAGGTTGGAGATAAGCTGGCTTCGGGTGAGGATTTTGGCTATGCCGAATCGGCAAAGGCTGTGAACGGACTGTTCGCACCGTTGAGTGGCGAGGTCATTGAGGTAAATACCGAACTGGAAGACAGTCCAGAACTGGTCAACACTGACCCGTACAGTGAGGGATGGATGATCAAGGTCAGGATGAGTTCGCAAGACGAACTCTCAAAATTGCTGGATGCTGACAGCTATTCAGGACTCCTGGAAACGCTGGAAGAATAGAAAATGGGAAGGTGATGGATTGCCTTATATCCCGCATACCAAAGCAGAGATACAAGAGATGCTGGACCTGATAGGAGTGGCATCTATAGAGGATCTTTTTGCCGATATCCCGAAAGAGGTACTATTCGATGAGGAACATCCCTTTGATGGGAAATCAGAAATGGAAGTTATGCGGGAGATGGGGGCCATGCTGGGGGAGAACAGGACCGGTCCGCTGTTTATGGGAGCAGGGTGCTATAACCATTATGTTCCGGCCGCAGTAGCGTCGATCCTGTCACGGAGCGAATTCTTTACCTCATATACCCAGTACCAGCCTGAATTAAGCCAGGGATTTTTACGCGCATTGTTCGAGTATCAGACATTCATATGCCAGCTTACCGGTATGGAAGTGTCCAATATTTCCATGTATGACTGGGCCAGTGCTCTTGGTGAGGCTGCACTGATGTCTGCCCGCATAACAAAGAAGCGGTGCAATATCTTAGTCCCGAAGACCACGCATCCGGTACGGGTGCAGGTATTGAAAACATACATGAAAGGTGCAGGGCTGAACCTTATCGAGACAGGATTTGATGCCGGGACCGGTCAGCTTGATATTGAGGACCTGAAAAGGGCAGTGAATGATACCACGGCCATGGTCTATATGGAAAGCCCCAACGTCTTCGGTGTGATAGACGAAACGGCACAGACCGTCTCAGAGATCGCTAATGAGGCCGGGAGTATGTTCGTGTTCGGTACCGATATGCTTTCATTGAGCATATTGACCCCACCTGCTGAATATAATGCAGATATAGTGATCGGAGATGCCCAGTCCATGGGGAATCCTGTGAATTTCGGAGGATCCCAGCTGGGTGTTATGGCCTGCAAAAAGCAGTATGTCCGGGATATACCAGGGCGGCTGGTGGGTAAGACCCATGATGGTGAGGGCAGGGAGGGGTTCGTCCTGACGCTTCAGACCAGGGAGCAGCACATACGGAGGCAGAAGGCCACCTCCAATATCTGCACCAACCACGCATTGAATGCTCTGGCAGCTACGGTCTATATTGCATTGATGGGTGCAGGAGGCCTTTCAGAACTGGGGTCTTTGCTGATCAAAAGACCGCAAGAGGTAGCAGAGAAGATCAATGACCTCAGCGGATGGAGGGCCCCGTTGTTCAGTTCGCACCATTTCAGGGAGTTTGTTGCAGTGTCAGATACCGATCCTGAACTGATAAACCATAAACTGCTTGAAGAGGGGATAACTGGCGGACTTGTGCTCAGGGATTGGTATCCGGAACTGGGGAATGCTGTGCTGTACTGTGTTACGGAATGCTGCAGTGATGAGGATATTGAGCGGCTGTTAGAGGTGCTTGAAGCGAATTGAAAGACAATCTCAGAAAAGATGCTCACCTGATATTCTTCCAATATCTCGCCAAGCAGTAAGGGGATTTAAACGAGCCTGCAGTTTTTTGTTGAGCAAAACCGCACCATCCAGGTTCTAAATACTTTACACACGATTATTATAATCGTGAGTTAAGAAAATATATTTGCAGTTTCTTTTTTGTCGTGCACATGTTGTTAAAACACTTCATTTAAAAAGTACCATTTTTAGTAAAATTTCAGTGAAAGTATATTATATTTAATGATAAAATGAGTGAAAAGCTTCAGAAACAAAAACCTATACCACATAAAGGGAGTTATCGCAGCAGCCCTCCCCGACGGTGGCATATTCTATAGGGCCAGAATTGGTCTGGATGAGCTTCCTCATGCATATCATGTTGATGGTGAGGTCACGCCAAGAACATCACGGTTGTGACAAACTGGAATTTTATGTTTTACTCAGGCGCAGGAATCCAATTTAAATGAAAAGAAGCTTATTACAGAATGATAAAATATATATTAATATGCAACTAACATGATATTAAGGCAATGTATATGGTTCAAGCTGTAATAAATATTGAAGAACATACTAACAGGATCTTAAATATTATCAAAGTCAAATATGGCTTGAAAGATAAAAGTTCTGCTATTGACCTCATGGCAACACAATATGAAGAAGAAATACTCGAGCCAGAACTTAAACCAGAATATGTTGAAAAAGCCAAGAAAATAATTCAGCAAAAGCCGGTCGATGTTGGTAGTGTTGATGATTTAAGGGATCGATTAGGCCTTTGATCTTTATGTATAACTTAAAGATAAAGCCTGATCTTGAAAAAACGCTTAAGAAACAGGGGAAAAAGAATAGGAAACAAGTTGAGATAATTCTTAAAAAAATTGATGAAATATTGGAAAATCCTCACATATATAATTTCTTTTTCCTTCGTATTCAAGATTTGAAAAAAAGGTTCTTCTGGATTCTTTTCCCTTACACGAGCATGAATATTCCATTTCCGAAAGTCACTATACCCCGTACTTGAAGGATACCGGGCTTGTTAACGTTTTTTTGCATATAAACTTTTTTATCTATTCTTAGTTGTACAGTCTTGAGTTGAAACATATTTCTCAACTACCTTTCATCCCTGTCCAACTGACCCGTGTTAGCAGCCAGGTGCCCACAGATAATCCTTGCACCATTCTTTGAGATGTGGAAAGTCCTGTCTCAATATTCTAATAAATCGTCCTTAGATTTTCTTTGCAATAAAACTTACGGAATATTTTGGCGGGTATTGAATAAAAATGATCGCTGCAAACTGATATATCGATGATCTTAATATCCAACTCCACAAAGGTCTTTTTTAGGAGTGCCTAGGCCACCATCGCTACATCACCCCCCAGTTCCTTACCCATATTCTTTGGACTGGATGCCATGTGGCTTTAAAGCAAAGATATGTCTATCATGCCTCACCTTCGTTTCATGAATTGTAAATATTGAAACCACTTAAAACACATAATATAAATATAATCGTCAAAGAAGAACAAGAGAATTCATATGGCTAAAGTAACAGTAAAACTATTTGCAAACCTTAGAGAACAGGCAGGAAAAACTAACATTGAAATCGATGGCAATGACCTGCGTGAAGTCTTAAATTCTTTAATAGAAAAATATAACGGACTTGGAGAATTGATTTTTAATAATGAGGAGTTCCATCCTTTCATTCATGTGCTGGTGAACGGCATCAGTGTAAGGGATAAGGACGGGCTGGACACTATGCTTTCCACAGGCGATGAGATCGCATTATTCCCCCCCGTCTCAGGCGGTTAGATATGGATAAATTATTCAAATCTCGTGTGGATGTAAATACTGCAAGACAGGTCTTTCTGGATATCGTTCATCCTTTGAAAGGGATCGAGAGTGTACCAGTAGAAGTAGCAGATAACAGAATTCTTGCCTCTGAAGTGTGCTCTGAGCAAGATGTGCCCCATTACAGACGATCTGCTATGGATGGTTTTGCAGTCCGGGCCGAGGAAACCCTGAGTGCATCTCCTGCATCCCCGATAATTTTGAAGCTAACTGAAGAAGAAGTGGTTCAGAATACATGCCAGCGAGTGCATACTGGTTCGGCCATGCCCGCAGGGGCAGATGCGGTAGTAATGCTTGAAGACTCCAGGCTAATAAACGGTGCTGTGGAAATAACAGCACAGGTCCATCCCAATAAGCATGTGGGGGAGATTGGTGAAGATGTGGAGGCAGGGGATATGCTCTTTGAACCCGGGCATCAACTGCGTCCCGGCGATCTGGCTGTACTGGGATCAATAGGTATCCAGGATATAGAGGTATATCACAGGCCAATGATTGCCATCATACCCACAGGCGAAGAAGTGATGCCCAGGGGGACAGTGTTAAACCCGGGAGAGATCTGGGAAACAAACAGTCTCATGACAGCTTCCTATGTTAAAAAATTCGGTGCAGTCCCAAGGATATCCGATATTGTCACCGACAATTATGAGCTGTTACGACAGGCCATTCTGGCAGAATCAGATGCTGATATGCTGATCATTAGCGGGGGCACATCAGTGGGTGAAAGGGACCTGGTCCCTTCGGTAATAGGAGAGATCGGTGAATTACTGGCACACGGTGTTGCTATCAGTCCCGGCAAACCTACCGCACTGGGTATTGTGAACCAAAAACCTGTTCTGTGCATGCCTGGCTATCCGGTAGCCGGTCTGGTGGCACTGCTGGTATTCGGGAAAGATGCAATACAAAAACTAGGTAACATCCCAAAAATACCAGAAATAATAATCAGGCTGCCCCTTAAAGATAAAATCACATCACGCCAGGGCTATCAGACCTATGTCAGGGTACGCATAGTAGACAATATTGTAGAACCATTGATGACGTCCGGGGCCGGAATACTAAGCTCTGTGGCCAAAGCTGATGGATATGTAGTGGTGCCGCCCAATATCGAAGGATATGGGGCGGGAACCGAAGTAGATGTTATTTTATTCTGATTATCTATCACCCAAAAGGTTGCCTACTGAAAGTCCTCCTGAACCGCTGGTAGAGCTGCCAGTTGAGAAGAAAGGTCGGAGTGCGCCAGCCAGTCCTGCAATACTCAATGATTGGATAATGATCTTGCCTGGCCCTGTGAGCTTGGTCAGGAATATTCCTTCCCCGCCAAACAAAGAGGTCTTGATCCCACCTGCCCTGGTTATATCATAGCTAACAGTTGAATCAAATCCCACTACTGAGCCGGTATCTACTTTGATAGTCTCACCCGGCTGGAGGTCTTTTACCACAAAGTCGCCGCAGGCATGAATAAATACCATGCCCTGTCCGCTGTATTTCTGTAAGATAAAGCCTTCGCCACCAAAGAGTCCGGCACCAAGCTTCTTGGTAAAAGCAACATCCATATCAACACCCGATTCGGCGCATAAAAAAGCATCCCTCTGGGCCATAAATTCTTTGCCGGGAGCTATCTGTATCGCTTCTATCTTGCCTGGAACATTGCCTCCGAAAGCTACAAACCCGTCACCTTGTGGTGTGAACTCTGTTATGAAAAACGATTCACCACTGACCATGCGTTTCAGACCTTTCAGTACACCGCCTTTGGCTTTTGCCTCCATGTCAATGTTATTGGTCATATGGTTCATTGTTCCGGCTTCAGCATACACGGTCTCGCCTCCATTCAGGTGAAGTGTCACCAGCTGGAGATTATCTCCTGTTATTTCATGTTTCATTATATTACCTCACTAATTAAGTGGAATAGATACTATTTATATTTTAATCAATCTCTTATAAAAAAATATTACCGTTAATTTTTTGCTAAATAGAGGTATCTAACATCACACACTACAGGGAATTTAATTCAATTTCATCCGGAAGGTCAACAAAGATGCCATTTAAAATACTAGAAAAAAGCCAGATCGTCCCTACTATACACCAGATAATTATAGAAGCTCCCAAAATTGCCAGAAAAGCCAGAGCAGGTCAGTTCGTTATTCTCAGGATCGATGAATCCGGTGAGAGGATCCCACTGACCATTGCCGATTTTGATGGTGAAAATGGAACTATTACCATCATCTTCCAGGAAATGGGCAAGACAACAAAACAATTATCCAAATTACAGGCAGGTGATAGTCTGCTTGATTTTGTTGGACCACTGGGAAATCCATCTGAAATTGAGCAGGTGGGTACAGTGGTATGTGTGGGTGGCGGTGTAGGTGTGGCCCCCATTTTTCCTATTGCCAGAGCTCATAAAGAAGCTGGTAACAGGGTATTAACCATTATTGGTTCCCGCAACACTGATCTATTATTATGGGAAGATAAGGTGCGGGATGTGAGTGATGAATTATATATCACGACCGATGACGGTTCAAAAGGTCATCACGGTTTTGTGACAGATATTTTAAAGCAATTACTGGAAGGCGATGAACAAATATCCCTGGTTATCGCCATCGGACCGCCTATTATGATGAGAACTGTTGCAGGTGTGACCCATCCTTTCGGCGTCAAAACCATGGTGAGTCTGAACAGTATTATGGTAGACGGCACCGGAATGTGCGGTTCCTGCAGGGTGCTGGTAGGGGGCGAGACAAAATTCGCATGCGTGGATGGTCCGGAATTCAATGCCCATGAGGTTGATTTTACACTGCTTATGAACAGGCTTATGATGTACCGGACTGAGGAACAACTGGCAGAAGAGAAATATGAATGCGATCGGGAGGGATGCCAGTGTTAGACAGGCAGCACATGCCCAGACAGGACCCTGAAAAAAGGAGAAAGAATTTCGAAGAAGTGGCACTCGGGTATTCCGGCGAACAGGCGAAAAAGGAGGCAAGCCGCTGCATACAGTGCAAGAAACCTGCCTGCATAGCAGGTTGTCCGGTTGAGATCAATATTCCCGCATTCATTAAATGTATAGATGAAGATGATATGGAAGGCGCTGTTAAAGAGCTTAAATCCATGAACGCCCTGCCTGCCATCTGCGGACGTGTATGTCCCCAGGAGAGTCAGTGTGAAGCGGTCTGCGTACTTGGAAAGAAAGGTGAACCAGTGGCTATCGGCCGTTTGGAAAGATATACAGCAGACTGGGAACTGGGCACTAAACCTATTCCTGAAGAAAAACCTGAACCCACAGGTAAAAGGGTTGCAGTAGTGGGTTCTGGCCCGGCAAGTCTTACGACAGCTGCAGAACTGGCAAAGCTGGGGCACAGCGTGACCATATTCGAGGCCCTGCACAAAGCTGGAGGAGTGCTGGTATACGGCATTCCGGAATTCAGGCTGCCCAAATCCATAGTCCTTAATGAAGTGAAATATGTTGAAAGACTTGGAGTTTCCATTCAATATAATAGTGTTGTTGGTAAACTGGATACGCTTGATGAATTGCTGGAGGAGTTTAATGCTGTTTTCCTGGGTACAGGTGCGGGTCTGCCCAGGTTCATGGATATTGATGGTGAGAACCTGAGCGGAGTGTATTCTGCCAATGAGTTTTTGACAAGGGTGAATTTGATGAAGGCTTATCAGTTCCCTGATTATGATACCCCAATAAAACGTGGACAGAGGGTTGTAGTAGTTGGAGGAGGCAATGTGGCTATGGACAGTGCAAGGTGTGCCGTTCGCCTTGGTGCAGAAGAGGTCACTATCATATACCGGCGCGGTGAAGAAGAGATGCCGGCCAGGAATGAGGAGATCGAGAATGCAAAGGAGGAGGGTATAAAGTTCAAGATATTATCAAACCCTACGAGGATTTTAGGAGATGAGAGTAACTGGGTCAAACATATAGAGTGTTTAAATATGGAACTATGCGAGCCAGATGAATCAGGCAGGTGCAGGCCAGAACCGAAATTGGGTACTGAACATCTAATTGATGTGGATGTGGTAGTAATAGCAATTGGCACCTCGCCTAATCCATTGATCCCGATGACCTCAAAAGGTCTGAAGACGACAAAGTGGGGGACCATAGTGGCTGACGAGAATGGTATTACCTCTAAAAATGGCGTGTTTGCAGGAGGTGATGTCGTTACCGGTTCTGCAACTGTAATAAGCGCAATGGGTGCCGGTAAGATCGCTGCTAAAGCTATTAATAACTTTCTTAATAATTGAAATTTTATGCTAAATTCTGGTAAAAAAATAAGCACAAGACTTCATTATTAGATTGAAGAGCAGCAAGTCCATAAAGTATATATATAATAAAAAATATATAACCGAAAAGTGAGCGGGTAACAACGTTTTTTAACTAACCCCCACTCCCCTACCCGCTCACTCATAATCATATTTTTTTC is a window of Methanosarcinales archaeon DNA encoding:
- a CDS encoding sulfide/dihydroorotate dehydrogenase-like FAD/NAD-binding protein; the protein is MPFKILEKSQIVPTIHQIIIEAPKIARKARAGQFVILRIDESGERIPLTIADFDGENGTITIIFQEMGKTTKQLSKLQAGDSLLDFVGPLGNPSEIEQVGTVVCVGGGVGVAPIFPIARAHKEAGNRVLTIIGSRNTDLLLWEDKVRDVSDELYITTDDGSKGHHGFVTDILKQLLEGDEQISLVIAIGPPIMMRTVAGVTHPFGVKTMVSLNSIMVDGTGMCGSCRVLVGGETKFACVDGPEFNAHEVDFTLLMNRLMMYRTEEQLAEEKYECDREGCQC
- a CDS encoding TIGR00266 family protein, producing the protein MKHEITGDNLQLVTLHLNGGETVYAEAGTMNHMTNNIDMEAKAKGGVLKGLKRMVSGESFFITEFTPQGDGFVAFGGNVPGKIEAIQIAPGKEFMAQRDAFLCAESGVDMDVAFTKKLGAGLFGGEGFILQKYSGQGMVFIHACGDFVVKDLQPGETIKVDTGSVVGFDSTVSYDITRAGGIKTSLFGGEGIFLTKLTGPGKIIIQSLSIAGLAGALRPFFSTGSSTSGSGGLSVGNLLGDR
- the gcvPA gene encoding aminomethyl-transferring glycine dehydrogenase subunit GcvPA, coding for MLTAIQDSWKRWKNRKWEGDGLPYIPHTKAEIQEMLDLIGVASIEDLFADIPKEVLFDEEHPFDGKSEMEVMREMGAMLGENRTGPLFMGAGCYNHYVPAAVASILSRSEFFTSYTQYQPELSQGFLRALFEYQTFICQLTGMEVSNISMYDWASALGEAALMSARITKKRCNILVPKTTHPVRVQVLKTYMKGAGLNLIETGFDAGTGQLDIEDLKRAVNDTTAMVYMESPNVFGVIDETAQTVSEIANEAGSMFVFGTDMLSLSILTPPAEYNADIVIGDAQSMGNPVNFGGSQLGVMACKKQYVRDIPGRLVGKTHDGEGREGFVLTLQTREQHIRRQKATSNICTNHALNALAATVYIALMGAGGLSELGSLLIKRPQEVAEKINDLSGWRAPLFSSHHFREFVAVSDTDPELINHKLLEEGITGGLVLRDWYPELGNAVLYCVTECCSDEDIERLLEVLEAN
- a CDS encoding molybdopterin molybdotransferase MoeA; the encoded protein is MDKLFKSRVDVNTARQVFLDIVHPLKGIESVPVEVADNRILASEVCSEQDVPHYRRSAMDGFAVRAEETLSASPASPIILKLTEEEVVQNTCQRVHTGSAMPAGADAVVMLEDSRLINGAVEITAQVHPNKHVGEIGEDVEAGDMLFEPGHQLRPGDLAVLGSIGIQDIEVYHRPMIAIIPTGEEVMPRGTVLNPGEIWETNSLMTASYVKKFGAVPRISDIVTDNYELLRQAILAESDADMLIISGGTSVGERDLVPSVIGEIGELLAHGVAISPGKPTALGIVNQKPVLCMPGYPVAGLVALLVFGKDAIQKLGNIPKIPEIIIRLPLKDKITSRQGYQTYVRVRIVDNIVEPLMTSGAGILSSVAKADGYVVVPPNIEGYGAGTEVDVILF
- a CDS encoding MoaD family protein; its protein translation is MAKVTVKLFANLREQAGKTNIEIDGNDLREVLNSLIEKYNGLGELIFNNEEFHPFIHVLVNGISVRDKDGLDTMLSTGDEIALFPPVSGG
- a CDS encoding DUF2683 family protein; this encodes MVQAVINIEEHTNRILNIIKVKYGLKDKSSAIDLMATQYEEEILEPELKPEYVEKAKKIIQQKPVDVGSVDDLRDRLGL